In the genome of Salipiger sp. CCB-MM3, one region contains:
- a CDS encoding aspartate/glutamate racemase family protein, which produces MRLLLVNPNMTVAMTDSMAAIARQVAGDRAEIVPVTAPRGFPYIASRAEAQIAGGITLEMIAENLQGIDAVIVAAFGDPGLAGAREIFDLPVVGMAEASVLSAAMLGDRFSIVTFSPVMSRWYSDCVMATGLGARFTGVRTPAGHAADVLAAREAQRADLVALARAAALEDGADVVILGGAPLAGLAPEIAGEVPAIVLDPIATATAQALTLASLRAGFASRACKPIAKPSVGLSPALSQIIATGAV; this is translated from the coding sequence ATGCGTCTGCTTCTCGTCAATCCGAATATGACCGTCGCGATGACCGACAGCATGGCCGCCATCGCGCGGCAGGTGGCTGGCGACCGGGCCGAGATCGTGCCGGTCACCGCGCCACGGGGGTTTCCCTATATCGCCTCGCGGGCCGAAGCGCAGATCGCCGGCGGCATCACGCTTGAGATGATCGCCGAGAATCTGCAGGGGATCGACGCGGTGATCGTCGCCGCCTTCGGCGATCCGGGGCTGGCAGGCGCGCGCGAGATCTTCGATCTGCCGGTGGTCGGCATGGCCGAAGCCTCGGTGCTGTCGGCAGCCATGCTCGGCGACCGCTTTTCGATCGTGACCTTCTCGCCGGTGATGAGCCGCTGGTACAGCGATTGCGTCATGGCGACCGGCCTCGGCGCGCGGTTCACCGGGGTGCGCACGCCTGCGGGACATGCCGCCGACGTGCTGGCAGCGCGCGAGGCGCAGCGCGCGGATCTGGTCGCTCTGGCGCGCGCGGCGGCGCTGGAAGATGGCGCCGACGTGGTGATCCTCGGCGGAGCGCCGCTGGCGGGGCTGGCGCCGGAAATCGCGGGCGAGGTGCCCGCCATCGTGCTCGACCCGATCGCCACGGCAACGGCGCAGGCGCTCACGCTGGCCTCGCTGCGCGCGGGCTTTGCCAGCCGCGCCTGCAAGCCGATTGCCAAACCCTCGGTCGGGCTGTCGCCTGCGCTGAGTCAGATCATTGCGACGGGGGCGGTGTGA
- a CDS encoding LysR family transcriptional regulator — MSFHLVPRPLLYLEAVAEHGSIQAASRALGIAASAIDRHIKSLEDANRAPLFERLPRGMRPTAAGEAMVVMARRWRSDAERLETDLQEMRGQERGSVRLAAMDSLSNGVLADLHRWLREEHPHIRLNLDIMAPSDAARELDEGTVEVAMAFNLPRLRHQHILWTDKLRFGCIVAPDHPLAAEAETSLAKVNGHALVSQSALLPTRQYLDARYAWFFAENAPVLASNSLQLVKSALRQGDVAMITSELDVLPELIRGELVFLPLKDKGLVPPSISVAIDARRPLSRAARMVAEFLVERTQAQLAEARTPQ; from the coding sequence ATGAGTTTCCACCTTGTGCCGCGCCCCCTTCTCTACCTCGAAGCGGTGGCGGAACACGGGTCCATACAGGCCGCGTCCCGCGCCCTTGGCATTGCCGCCTCGGCAATCGACAGGCATATCAAGTCCTTGGAGGACGCGAACCGCGCGCCGCTGTTCGAGCGGCTGCCGCGCGGCATGCGGCCCACGGCGGCGGGCGAGGCGATGGTGGTCATGGCGCGGCGCTGGCGCTCCGATGCGGAACGGCTGGAGACCGACCTGCAGGAGATGCGCGGCCAAGAGCGCGGCAGCGTGCGCCTTGCGGCGATGGACAGTCTGAGCAACGGTGTGCTTGCCGACCTGCACCGCTGGCTGCGCGAAGAGCACCCGCACATCCGCCTCAACCTCGACATCATGGCGCCCAGCGATGCGGCACGCGAACTGGACGAGGGCACGGTCGAGGTCGCCATGGCCTTCAACCTGCCGCGTCTGCGACACCAGCATATCCTCTGGACCGACAAGCTGCGCTTTGGCTGCATCGTCGCGCCGGACCATCCGCTGGCCGCCGAAGCCGAGACCTCTTTGGCCAAGGTCAACGGTCATGCGCTGGTCTCGCAAAGCGCGTTGCTGCCGACGCGGCAATATCTCGATGCGCGCTACGCGTGGTTCTTCGCCGAGAACGCCCCGGTGCTGGCCTCCAATTCGCTGCAACTGGTGAAATCCGCGCTGCGGCAAGGAGATGTGGCGATGATCACCTCCGAGCTTGACGTGCTGCCCGAGTTGATCCGGGGCGAGTTGGTCTTTCTGCCGCTGAAGGACAAGGGTCTCGTCCCGCCAAGCATTTCGGTCGCCATTGACGCGCGCCGTCCGTTGTCGCGCGCCGCGCGTATGGTCGCGGAGTTCCTCGTCGAGCGCACGCAGGCGCAACTGGCCGAGGCGCGCACGCCGCAATAA
- the hydA gene encoding dihydropyrimidinase, translating into MTHDLVIRGARVVCPGVVSECEIGITGGRIATLGRGLEGREEIDAAGLIAMPGGIDSHVHISQPSGPGIEMADDFASATRSAACGGNTTVMPFCLPEDGQTLREAVTAYLAKAEGQCLTDVSFHLIVKSVDPVTLGQDLPALIAQGMTSFKVFMTYQGMRLSDAEILQVMDVAREQGALTMVHAENEDAIEFLRDKAERAGDIQPLHHARTRPVPVEREATHRATTLAEVADVPVMIVHVSNGAALDEIRRAKARGVKVLSETCPQYITLTADDLDRAGFEGAKWVCSPPPRDTGEQAAIWAGLEQGAFDVFSSDHCPFRFADTAGKDAPGARASFRNIPNGIPGVETRLPILFSEGVTKGRISLTAFAALTAGNHARIYGLQDKGAIAVGKDADIVLWDPELTRPITQERLHHGSDYTPWEGFEVTGWPVRTLLRGQTVMLDGAPVGTPAGTHVARAKPEVIA; encoded by the coding sequence ATGACCCATGACCTAGTGATCCGGGGCGCCCGCGTGGTCTGTCCGGGTGTGGTGTCGGAGTGTGAGATCGGCATCACCGGCGGGCGCATCGCGACGCTCGGTCGCGGTCTGGAAGGGCGCGAGGAAATCGACGCGGCGGGCCTCATCGCCATGCCCGGCGGGATCGACAGCCACGTGCATATCTCGCAGCCCTCGGGGCCGGGTATCGAGATGGCCGACGATTTCGCCTCCGCCACCCGTTCGGCGGCCTGCGGCGGCAACACCACCGTCATGCCATTCTGCCTGCCCGAAGACGGCCAGACGCTGCGCGAGGCGGTGACGGCCTATCTTGCCAAGGCCGAGGGGCAGTGCCTCACCGATGTGTCGTTCCATCTCATCGTGAAATCGGTGGACCCGGTCACGCTGGGGCAGGATCTGCCGGCGCTGATCGCGCAGGGGATGACCAGCTTCAAAGTGTTCATGACCTATCAGGGTATGCGGCTGAGTGATGCCGAGATCCTGCAGGTGATGGACGTCGCGCGCGAGCAGGGCGCGCTGACCATGGTCCACGCCGAGAACGAGGACGCCATCGAGTTCCTGCGCGACAAGGCCGAGCGGGCGGGCGATATCCAACCGCTGCATCACGCGCGCACCCGTCCGGTGCCGGTCGAGCGGGAGGCGACCCATCGGGCGACCACGCTGGCCGAAGTGGCGGATGTGCCGGTGATGATCGTGCATGTCTCGAATGGCGCCGCGCTTGATGAGATCCGCCGCGCCAAGGCGCGCGGCGTGAAAGTGCTGTCCGAAACCTGCCCGCAGTATATCACGCTCACCGCCGATGACCTCGACCGCGCCGGGTTCGAGGGGGCCAAATGGGTATGCTCGCCGCCGCCGCGCGATACCGGCGAACAGGCAGCGATCTGGGCCGGGCTGGAGCAGGGCGCGTTTGACGTCTTCTCCTCGGACCATTGCCCGTTCCGCTTCGCCGACACGGCGGGCAAGGATGCGCCCGGTGCACGGGCCTCTTTCCGCAATATTCCCAACGGCATCCCCGGCGTCGAGACGCGGCTGCCGATCCTCTTCTCCGAAGGGGTGACCAAGGGCCGGATTTCACTGACCGCCTTCGCCGCACTGACCGCGGGCAACCACGCCCGCATCTATGGGCTGCAGGACAAGGGTGCCATCGCGGTCGGCAAGGACGCCGACATCGTGCTGTGGGACCCCGAGCTTACCCGCCCGATCACGCAAGAGCGTCTGCATCATGGATCGGATTACACGCCATGGGAGGGCTTTGAAGTGACCGGCTGGCCGGTGCGCACGTTGCTGCGCGGCCAGACCGTAATGCTGGACGGCGCGCCCGTGGGGACGCCCGCCGGAACCCATGTCGCCCGCGCAAAACCCGAGGTGATCGCATGA
- a CDS encoding maleate cis-trans isomerase family protein: MTYPPFDGRRVGMLTPSSNTVLEPYTSAMFAPFGDAASAHFGRFRVVEISMSEASQSQFTLDPILEAAERLAEANPHVIAWNGTSAAWLGLEKDRALCAAITERTGVPATSTMLAYDALYREMGVKRLGLVTPYIDDIQTRIATNYAAQGIEVVAEARLEDKGNYSFATYPPEQVGAMVEEVAQARPDAIAIVCTNFRGAPVAARIEDACGIPVLDSVAVTAAHCLREVGLDPARVTGWGSVFQRVAAFETT, from the coding sequence ATGACCTATCCGCCTTTTGATGGCCGCCGCGTGGGGATGCTCACACCGTCGTCCAACACCGTGCTGGAGCCTTACACCTCTGCCATGTTTGCGCCTTTCGGCGATGCCGCAAGCGCGCATTTTGGACGGTTCCGGGTGGTCGAGATCTCCATGTCCGAGGCCTCGCAGTCGCAGTTCACGCTCGATCCGATTTTAGAGGCGGCAGAGCGGCTGGCCGAGGCCAACCCGCATGTCATCGCGTGGAACGGCACGTCGGCAGCATGGTTGGGGCTGGAAAAAGACCGCGCGCTCTGCGCTGCGATCACCGAGCGCACCGGGGTGCCCGCCACCTCCACCATGCTGGCCTATGACGCGCTTTACCGCGAGATGGGGGTGAAACGGCTTGGCCTTGTGACGCCCTATATCGACGATATCCAGACCCGCATCGCCACCAATTACGCGGCTCAGGGCATCGAGGTGGTGGCCGAAGCGCGGCTCGAGGACAAGGGCAACTACAGTTTCGCCACCTACCCGCCAGAGCAGGTGGGCGCGATGGTCGAAGAGGTGGCGCAGGCGCGCCCCGACGCCATCGCCATCGTCTGCACGAATTTCCGCGGCGCCCCCGTCGCGGCCCGCATCGAGGACGCCTGCGGCATCCCGGTGCTCGATTCCGTCGCCGTCACGGCGGCGCATTGCCTGCGCGAGGTCGGGCTCGACCCGGCGCGCGTGACAGGGTGGGGGAGCGTGTTCCAGCGCGTCGCCGCCTTCGAGACGACCTGA
- a CDS encoding TRAP transporter substrate-binding protein, translating to MIRKIATGAAALAVLAMPAAAESLRVMGQPVATGLIQKNVEQPFFENFAEETGLDGYTADYQPVDVTGIKDTEQLRILKDGLFDIVSLRLSQVSRDEPTILGLDLVGLNPDYETGKATVEAFAPVVDARLQEKFNTKLLGVWPFGPQVLFCEPEIGSLADLKGLKVRVYDQNLAEFVSLVGGTPVPIGFPEVQQSLARGVVDCAITGPSSANSAGWPEVSSYTLPIAFQLAMNGYGINLDTWNSLSPEQQDQLQAGFDTLVGRIWEYSEELFVDAVNCNTGAEPCETGTKYDLTLVEPSEADKELVGTAVPNVSFPAWKEVCDATNAGCSEAWMDTVGAAKNM from the coding sequence ATGATCCGCAAGATCGCAACCGGCGCCGCGGCGCTGGCCGTCCTCGCTATGCCTGCCGCCGCCGAGTCGCTGCGCGTAATGGGCCAGCCGGTCGCCACCGGCCTCATCCAGAAGAACGTCGAACAGCCGTTCTTTGAAAACTTCGCCGAAGAAACCGGCCTCGACGGCTATACCGCCGATTATCAGCCGGTGGATGTCACTGGCATCAAGGACACCGAGCAGCTGCGCATCCTCAAAGACGGGCTCTTTGACATCGTGTCGCTGCGTCTGAGCCAAGTGTCGCGCGATGAGCCGACGATCCTCGGCCTCGACCTCGTCGGCCTGAACCCGGACTATGAGACCGGCAAGGCCACCGTCGAAGCCTTTGCCCCCGTCGTCGACGCGCGCCTGCAGGAGAAGTTCAACACCAAGCTGCTCGGTGTCTGGCCCTTCGGTCCGCAGGTGCTGTTTTGCGAGCCCGAGATCGGCTCGCTGGCCGACCTCAAGGGCCTGAAAGTGCGTGTCTACGACCAGAACCTCGCCGAGTTTGTCAGCCTCGTTGGCGGCACGCCGGTGCCGATCGGCTTCCCGGAAGTGCAGCAGTCGCTGGCGCGCGGTGTGGTCGATTGCGCCATCACCGGCCCGTCGTCGGCGAACTCTGCGGGCTGGCCCGAAGTGAGCTCCTACACGCTGCCGATTGCCTTCCAGCTTGCGATGAACGGCTATGGCATCAACCTCGACACTTGGAACAGCCTCTCGCCGGAACAGCAGGACCAGCTTCAGGCCGGGTTCGACACGCTGGTCGGCCGCATCTGGGAGTACTCTGAAGAGCTGTTCGTCGACGCGGTGAACTGCAACACCGGCGCCGAGCCCTGCGAAACCGGCACCAAATATGACCTGACGCTGGTCGAGCCCTCCGAGGCCGACAAGGAGCTTGTCGGGACCGCCGTGCCCAACGTCTCCTTCCCGGCGTGGAAAGAGGTCTGCGACGCGACCAACGCGGGCTGTTCCGAGGCTTGGATGGACACCGTCGGCGCTGCCAAAAACATGTAA
- a CDS encoding TRAP transporter small permease subunit, whose translation MDRLATWISRIFGWALLFLSAFIALETVLRKLFNTSLQGADELGGYVLAIGASLAFIVAMIDRAHIRIDVLHARFPVWLQALIDWLSVISLGVLGLFFLYVGWFVISDTMEYGSTAATPWRTPLIWPQSAWYAGLAIFALCSFIMAARATRLFFSGRYAQLAEEFNPESAEDELADELEQLQER comes from the coding sequence ATGGATCGACTTGCCACATGGATCAGCCGCATCTTCGGATGGGCGCTGCTGTTCCTTTCTGCCTTTATCGCGCTGGAGACAGTGCTGCGAAAGTTGTTCAACACCTCGCTTCAGGGCGCGGACGAGTTGGGCGGCTATGTGCTCGCCATCGGCGCGTCGCTGGCGTTCATCGTCGCGATGATCGACCGGGCGCATATTCGCATCGACGTGCTGCACGCCCGCTTCCCGGTCTGGCTGCAGGCGCTGATCGACTGGCTCTCGGTGATCTCACTGGGGGTGCTTGGGCTGTTTTTCCTCTACGTCGGCTGGTTCGTGATCTCTGACACGATGGAATATGGCTCGACCGCTGCGACGCCCTGGCGGACGCCGCTGATCTGGCCGCAATCGGCGTGGTACGCGGGGCTGGCGATCTTTGCGCTGTGCTCTTTCATCATGGCCGCGCGCGCCACGCGCCTCTTCTTCTCGGGCCGCTACGCGCAGCTGGCCGAGGAGTTCAATCCCGAAAGCGCCGAAGACGAGCTCGCGGATGAGCTCGAACAGCTGCAGGAGCGCTGA
- a CDS encoding TRAP transporter large permease has product MSMIDVFIGFTVMMGLLLASLPVATVMVAMGVLGGMILYGPVLLKSMGPVLWGTSNEAVLTAIPLFILLGELLLRSGLADRMYGALALWLGRLPGGLLHTNIGCCSLFAATSGSSVATAATVGTVALPALTERSYSPSRSLGSLAAGGTLGILIPPSVNLLVYGSLASVSVGQLFIAGVVPGILLTLLFMVFIAVQDILSEGGAQHDTHVPLQVKLRALKHLLPAAVVFLIVMGSIYLGIATPTESAALAVVVALGFVWAEGKLSLAFLDLCFRKTAKTTGMILLIIVAAFTLNVTLALGGITGVMSRWVEGLGLTPVELLFALMVFYLIMGMFMDVLSMQVLTIPIVVPIITAAGIDPIWFGIFVVLMCELGMITPPVGMNLYVVQGVRGDGGPFMDVVAGAVPYAVLMLAFTAALIFWPGIATWLPEAIGR; this is encoded by the coding sequence ATGAGCATGATCGACGTTTTCATCGGCTTTACCGTGATGATGGGCCTGCTGCTGGCCAGCCTTCCGGTGGCCACGGTGATGGTGGCCATGGGGGTGCTGGGGGGCATGATCCTCTACGGGCCAGTGCTGCTCAAAAGTATGGGGCCGGTGCTTTGGGGCACCTCGAACGAAGCGGTGTTGACCGCCATTCCACTGTTCATACTTCTGGGCGAGCTATTGCTGCGCTCGGGGCTGGCGGACCGCATGTATGGCGCTCTGGCGCTCTGGCTGGGACGGCTGCCCGGTGGGCTTTTGCACACCAACATCGGCTGCTGCTCGCTCTTTGCCGCCACCTCCGGCTCGTCGGTGGCCACCGCCGCGACGGTCGGCACCGTCGCGCTGCCCGCCCTGACCGAGCGCAGCTACAGCCCCTCGCGCTCGCTTGGCTCGCTGGCTGCGGGCGGCACGCTGGGCATTCTCATTCCGCCTTCGGTGAACCTGCTGGTCTATGGCTCGCTCGCCAGTGTTTCGGTGGGCCAGCTGTTCATCGCAGGGGTGGTTCCGGGCATTCTGCTGACGCTGCTGTTCATGGTGTTCATCGCGGTGCAGGACATCCTGTCAGAGGGCGGTGCCCAGCATGACACCCATGTCCCGCTGCAGGTGAAGCTGCGCGCGCTGAAGCATCTTCTGCCCGCCGCCGTCGTTTTTCTGATCGTCATGGGCTCGATCTATCTCGGCATCGCCACGCCCACCGAAAGCGCAGCACTGGCGGTGGTGGTCGCGCTTGGGTTCGTTTGGGCCGAGGGCAAGCTGAGCCTTGCCTTCCTCGATCTTTGCTTCCGCAAGACCGCCAAGACCACCGGGATGATCCTGCTGATCATCGTCGCGGCCTTCACGCTCAACGTCACTCTGGCGCTTGGCGGGATCACAGGGGTGATGTCGCGCTGGGTCGAGGGGCTGGGGCTGACACCGGTCGAGCTTTTGTTCGCACTCATGGTCTTCTACCTGATCATGGGCATGTTCATGGACGTGCTGTCGATGCAGGTGCTGACCATCCCGATAGTGGTGCCGATCATCACAGCCGCGGGGATCGACCCGATCTGGTTCGGTATCTTCGTCGTGCTGATGTGTGAGCTTGGGATGATCACCCCGCCGGTCGGCATGAACCTCTACGTGGTGCAGGGCGTGCGCGGGGATGGCGGCCCGTTCATGGATGTCGTGGCTGGGGCGGTGCCCTATGCAGTGCTGATGCTGGCCTTCACCGCCGCGCTGATCTTCTGGCCCGGCATCGCGACGTGGCTGCCGGAGGCGATTGGCCGATGA
- a CDS encoding amidase, which translates to MTPLDDATTLVAGYRAGTHDPLRVAEQHLARIARLDQELNAYSAQAGDVLEEARASRDRWAEGRPKGPLDGVPVIIKDNLVSAGLPAAWGNAELARRVPEHDELPVAAVRQAGAIILGKGNTPEFAVEGYTGNATFGTTGNPYAPNLTPGGSSGGVVAAVAAGMAVAGLGTDGGGSIRRPAGYTGLWGLKPGIGAVPRGQGLAQVLLDFETVGPLTRSARDLALFHGVLSCCVRGHRAAAQSRPLRVLAVARIGEAPCDPGILERFGVSVGRLEALGHEVTHGALPLDLGPLNEVWARMAEIGLAHLGSRDPEVLAAAAPKYREMAARGAGGSAVELYEALSRVFALREAVRGLWGYDVILMPTAAAPPWPATEAFPPQIAGQPAGPRGHAVYTGWVNASGLPALAFPAGLSQGLPVGMQLIADQGGEGLLLALAASLEAAA; encoded by the coding sequence ATGACCCCTCTCGACGACGCAACCACCCTTGTCGCCGGCTATCGGGCCGGCACCCATGACCCGCTGCGGGTGGCCGAGCAGCACCTCGCGCGCATCGCCCGGCTCGATCAGGAACTGAACGCCTATTCGGCGCAGGCAGGCGATGTGCTGGAGGAGGCGCGCGCCTCGCGGGACCGCTGGGCCGAGGGCAGGCCAAAGGGGCCGCTCGACGGGGTGCCGGTGATCATCAAGGACAATCTCGTCTCTGCCGGTCTGCCCGCAGCATGGGGCAACGCGGAACTCGCCCGCCGGGTGCCGGAGCATGATGAACTGCCGGTGGCGGCGGTGCGGCAGGCGGGGGCGATCATTCTCGGCAAGGGCAATACGCCCGAGTTCGCGGTGGAAGGCTACACCGGCAACGCGACGTTCGGCACCACCGGCAATCCCTATGCGCCGAACCTTACGCCCGGCGGCTCGTCGGGAGGGGTGGTCGCTGCGGTGGCCGCGGGCATGGCGGTTGCCGGGCTTGGAACCGATGGTGGCGGCTCGATCCGGCGCCCGGCAGGCTACACCGGGCTGTGGGGGCTGAAACCCGGCATCGGTGCGGTGCCGCGCGGGCAAGGGCTGGCGCAGGTGCTGCTCGATTTCGAGACGGTCGGCCCGCTCACCCGCTCGGCGCGCGATCTCGCGCTCTTTCATGGGGTGCTGTCTTGCTGTGTCCGTGGTCATCGCGCGGCCGCGCAGAGCCGCCCGCTGCGCGTCCTTGCGGTGGCGCGCATCGGCGAGGCCCCCTGCGATCCGGGCATCCTCGAGCGTTTCGGGGTGAGCGTAGGGCGGTTGGAGGCGCTTGGGCATGAGGTGACCCATGGCGCGCTGCCGCTCGATCTTGGGCCGCTCAACGAGGTCTGGGCACGGATGGCCGAGATCGGGCTTGCGCATCTCGGTTCTCGGGATCCCGAGGTTCTGGCGGCGGCGGCCCCCAAATATCGCGAGATGGCTGCGCGCGGGGCAGGCGGCTCGGCGGTGGAGCTTTACGAGGCGCTCAGCCGCGTCTTCGCGCTGCGCGAGGCGGTGCGCGGCCTCTGGGGCTATGACGTGATCCTCATGCCCACCGCCGCCGCGCCGCCATGGCCCGCCACCGAGGCCTTCCCGCCGCAGATCGCGGGCCAGCCCGCCGGACCGCGGGGCCATGCGGTCTATACCGGCTGGGTCAATGCCAGCGGTTTGCCCGCGCTCGCCTTCCCCGCGGGCCTGTCCCAAGGCTTGCCGGTCGGCATGCAGCTGATTGCGGACCAAGGCGGCGAGGGATTGCTGCTGGCGCTCGCCGCATCGCTCGAAGCCGCCGCGTAA
- the ppsA gene encoding phosphoenolpyruvate synthase, giving the protein MGPDARDAPVMLKWFEDLAREDVPEVGGKNASLGEMVARLGAEGIRVPPGFATTAAAFRAYIDANGLGTVLSDQLGQLAEGRISLSDAGRRIRAEVNAGTWPEDIETAIRAAYRALADRAGVSDPAVAVRSSATAEDLPDASFAGQQETFLNIRGEAALLAACRRCYASLFTDRAITYRRLKGFDDLGVALSVGVQLMVRSDEGGSGVMFSLDTESGFDKLVLINAAWGLGETVVQGAVSPDEYQVYKPFLDHEGCVPVLHKGLGTKEIKMIYGPDPAAPTRTVPTAKAERENFVLSDAEILELARIAVKIERHYGQPMDMEWARDGLGGPLFIVQARPETVQSRTESHAFRSYRLGETGAALLRGLSVGSAVATGEVCLIESAAEIDRFRDGAVLVTSTTDPDWVPIMKRAAAIVTDHGGRTSHAAIISRELGVPAIVGTGQATHLLHDGQAITVSCAGGDEGVIYAGEAGFEIEETRLDEIPQTRTKVMLNMANPAAATRWWRLPADGVGLARMEFVISNEVKVHPLALTRYDSLPEGPDRDAIDRLTRGYADRTEYFVETLARGLSRIAATWYPHPALIRMSDFKTNEYAGLLGGATFEPQEENPMIGFRGASRYYSDAYRDGFALECRAIRRLRETIGFRNAVVMIPFCRTVGEADRVLEVMAENGLRRGKDGLEVYVMCEIPSNVIEAEAFAERFDGFSIGSNDLTQLTLGIDRDSEALASLFSESDPAVLWMIETVIAKARKAGRKIGLCGQAPSNHPEFAKLLVRAGIDSISVTPDSFLAVKRHVAEAETGD; this is encoded by the coding sequence ATGGGACCTGATGCGCGCGACGCGCCGGTCATGCTGAAATGGTTCGAAGATCTGGCGAGGGAGGATGTGCCGGAGGTGGGCGGCAAGAACGCGTCGCTCGGCGAGATGGTGGCGCGGCTCGGGGCTGAAGGTATCCGCGTGCCGCCCGGGTTCGCGACCACCGCCGCCGCCTTTCGCGCGTATATCGACGCCAACGGCCTTGGTACTGTGCTGTCCGATCAGCTTGGCCAACTTGCCGAAGGGCGGATTTCGCTGAGCGACGCCGGGCGCCGCATTCGCGCCGAGGTGAACGCCGGGACATGGCCCGAAGACATCGAAACCGCGATCCGCGCCGCCTATCGTGCGCTTGCGGACCGTGCCGGCGTGAGCGATCCAGCAGTGGCCGTGCGCTCTTCGGCCACCGCCGAGGATCTGCCCGACGCCAGTTTTGCCGGCCAGCAGGAGACTTTTCTCAATATCCGCGGCGAAGCCGCGCTGCTGGCTGCCTGCCGCCGCTGCTATGCCTCGCTCTTCACCGACCGCGCCATTACCTACCGGCGGCTCAAAGGCTTTGACGATCTGGGCGTCGCGCTCTCCGTCGGGGTGCAACTGATGGTGCGGTCGGACGAGGGCGGGTCGGGGGTGATGTTCTCGCTCGACACCGAAAGCGGCTTTGACAAGCTGGTGCTGATCAACGCCGCTTGGGGGCTGGGCGAGACGGTGGTGCAGGGCGCGGTGAGCCCGGACGAATATCAGGTCTACAAGCCGTTTCTCGATCATGAGGGCTGCGTGCCGGTGCTGCACAAAGGCTTGGGCACCAAAGAGATCAAGATGATCTATGGCCCGGACCCAGCGGCCCCGACGCGCACCGTGCCGACCGCCAAGGCCGAGCGCGAGAACTTCGTTCTGTCGGACGCCGAGATCCTCGAATTGGCACGCATCGCAGTGAAGATCGAACGCCACTACGGCCAGCCGATGGACATGGAGTGGGCGCGCGACGGTCTGGGGGGCCCGCTTTTCATCGTGCAGGCGCGGCCCGAGACGGTGCAGTCGCGGACCGAGAGCCATGCCTTCCGCAGCTACAGGCTCGGAGAGACCGGCGCAGCGCTGCTGAGGGGGCTTAGCGTCGGCAGCGCCGTGGCGACGGGCGAGGTCTGCCTGATCGAGAGCGCCGCAGAGATCGACCGGTTCCGCGATGGCGCGGTGCTGGTCACCTCCACCACCGATCCCGACTGGGTGCCGATCATGAAGCGCGCCGCAGCCATTGTCACCGATCACGGCGGACGCACCTCGCATGCGGCGATCATCAGCCGCGAGCTTGGGGTGCCCGCCATCGTCGGAACCGGGCAGGCGACGCATTTGCTGCACGACGGGCAGGCAATCACCGTCTCCTGTGCGGGCGGCGACGAGGGGGTGATCTACGCGGGCGAGGCCGGTTTCGAGATCGAGGAAACGCGGCTCGACGAGATCCCGCAGACCCGCACCAAAGTGATGCTCAATATGGCCAACCCGGCGGCGGCGACGCGCTGGTGGCGGCTGCCTGCGGATGGTGTGGGGCTGGCGCGGATGGAGTTTGTGATTTCCAACGAGGTCAAAGTGCACCCGCTGGCGCTGACCCGCTACGACAGCCTGCCCGAAGGCCCGGATCGTGACGCCATCGACAGGCTCACCCGCGGCTATGCCGACCGCACTGAATATTTCGTCGAGACGCTGGCGCGCGGCCTCTCGCGTATCGCCGCCACGTGGTATCCGCACCCGGCGCTCATCCGGATGAGCGATTTCAAGACAAACGAATACGCCGGGCTGCTGGGGGGCGCGACCTTCGAGCCGCAGGAAGAGAACCCGATGATCGGCTTCCGCGGGGCCTCGCGCTATTATTCCGACGCTTACCGCGACGGTTTCGCGCTGGAGTGCCGCGCCATCCGCCGCCTGCGCGAGACCATCGGCTTTCGCAACGCGGTGGTGATGATCCCCTTCTGCCGCACCGTGGGCGAGGCGGACCGCGTGCTCGAGGTCATGGCCGAGAATGGGTTGCGGCGCGGCAAGGACGGGCTCGAGGTCTATGTGATGTGCGAGATCCCCTCGAATGTGATCGAGGCCGAGGCCTTTGCCGAGCGGTTCGACGGGTTCTCCATCGGGTCGAACGACCTGACGCAACTGACGCTCGGGATCGACCGGGACTCCGAGGCGCTGGCGAGCCTGTTTTCTGAGAGCGATCCGGCGGTGCTGTGGATGATCGAGACGGTGATCGCCAAGGCCCGCAAAGCAGGGCGCAAGATCGGGCTCTGCGGACAGGCACCGAGCAACCATCCGGAATTCGCCAAGCTTTTGGTCCGCGCGGGCATTGATAGCATCTCGGTCACCCCCGACAGCTTCCTTGCGGTGAAGCGCCATGTGGCCGAGGCAGAGACCGGAGACTGA